In Bordetella genomosp. 11, the sequence TCGCGTGCTGCTGGTGTCTTCGGGCATACATATGCGGCGCAGCCTGATGTACTTCGCGCATTTCGGTATCGATGCCATCGCGGCACGCGCCGACTATCTGACGGCCGTATCGTCCTGGCTGCCGCTGTCGTACAACTTCGCGGTGGCCGATTTCGCCTTGCACGAGTACATCGGTATCGCCCGCTACCACGTGTACAACGCCATGGGATGGAACGCGGCCCGGACTTTGCCGGGCCAGGCGTGATTCAGTCGTCGCGGCAATGCACGCATGCCGCCGGCGGGGCGGCATCCGGCTTGCCGCTTTTCGCCGCGCTTTCCTTGCGGAACGCCGCCTCGCCGGCATCCGATATCTCTACCCACTTCCGGTCCGGCGCGGCGTCCGCGACGTAGCTGTCGTGCCAGTTCCACCACTTGTAGGTCGGCGTCTGGGGGTAGCCTTCGGGCGAGTCCTCCCAGGTTTCCTGGCGGCCCAGCGGCGTGATGTCCAGGTAGTTCCACGTGCCGCCCATCTGTTCGTCGCCGCGATTGTTCAGGAAGTAGGTCCGATACACGCGGTCGCCGTCGCGATAGAACACGTTCGTGCCATGCCATTCATGAACGCCGAAGTCGGCATCGAAGCTGTCGGTAATGGTGAACCAGGGCATATGCCAGCCCATGCTCTGTTTCAGCCGGGCGATATCCGGCTGGGGCGCGCGGGACAGGAAGACCAGCGTCGTGTCGCGGGCGTTCAGGTGCGCCACGTGCGCGACCTGGTCGGCAACCATGGAGCAGCCCCGGCAGGCGTGCTCGGGCCATCCGTACACGCCCGGTTCGAAGAAGGCCCGGTAGACGATCAATTGGCGGCGGCCATCGAACAGGTCGAGCAGGCTGAGCTTGCCGGCGGGGCCCAGGAAGGTATAGGCGGTGTCCACGGCCATCCAGGGCATGCGCCGTCGCTCCGCGGCCAATGCATCGCGGGCGCGGGTGTGCGCTTTCTCGTTTACGAGCAGGCGTTGCCGGGCCGCCTCCCAATCCCGCGGCGATACGACGGGCGGCGTGCGCATGAAGGATTGCTTGGCTTGGGTTGCGTTTCCGGTTGATGCGGTCATGGCCTTCTCCTGGTTGCGGTGCGATGTCACGGAACGCGCGAGGCACGCGCGGCCCGCGGCCGTTCGCGCGTATCGCGCGGTGTGTGCGGTACGGGCATTCTGGCACCGCGGATCCCGGCGGCGGAGTGACAATCGTGTCGGGGTACGGAGCGTGGCCGGCTAGCCGGCCGGCATGTGCACGGCCAGCCACACCGTTGCCTCGGTGGGCGAGGTGTAGGTAACCCAGTGCTCCACGCCGGCCGGAATGAACAGATGGTCGCCGGGACGCAGCGTGTGCTCCTGGCCTTCCATGAGCAGCCGCGCGGCACCGGATACGACCGTGACCCATTCATCGCGTTCCTGGCGATAGGGGCGGTCCGCCGGCGTGACGTTGCCATGGGAAGTAATGCGCTCGATCAGGATGCCGCGGCGCGAGAGCAGGGGCTCGAAGGTTTCTTCCATCGCGATAGGGACCGTGCGGCTTGGGGGATTTCCGTTGTACGCGCATTTCCGGGCGCCCGCAAAGGGGGCGGAGGGCGGGTATGGCACCGCGTTTCAACGTAAAATCGCCCAGCCGCCGGGACACATCGGCGCAGTGCCTTTATATCCAGGATGCACTTCGATCTCCTGACCCTTTATTTCCTTGCGATCGGAACGCTTTTCGCCAGTGCCGGCATGACGTTCTGGGAACATCGCTCCAATCCAAGGCGCGGCGCGACGTTGCGGATTCTGGCAGCGGGATATGCCACGCTGGGCATCGGCTGCGCGTCGGTGTTCTTCCGCGGGGCTTTGCCCGCGCCGGCGGGTTTTGCCATCAGCAACCTCGTCATCCTGTCGGGGTATCTGCTCATCCTTGGCGGTGTCGGCTCGTTGAGCGGCCGGCGGTATCGCGGGGCGTCGGCGGTTTTGCTGATGGCGGCCGCGCTGATGTGGGCGGTCGGCGGTGCCCGATGGCAGGACGTCGTTTGGAATTACCTCAGCGCGGCGCCCATCGCCATCGCGAGCGGGTTGACGGCCTGGGAGATGATGCGCTGCCAGGCGATGGCCGCGCTGCCGTCGCGGTACGTCGTCGTGGCGCTGGCCGGGCTGCATGCCCTGGTCTACGCCGTGCGCGTTGTCCTCCTTCCCGCTTTGGTGGCGGCGTATGGCGCGGCGACCCAGTCGATCGCCAGCCAGATCACCATGCTGGAGGGCGTCCTGTACTCGGTCGTATTGCCCATGGCCCTGCTCAAGCTCATCCGCGACGAGACCCACGGCCAGCTGTTGCGCGAATCGCAAACCGACTACCTGACCCGCCTGGGCAATCGCCGATGGTTTTTCGAAGAGGGCGCCCGCATCATGGGCGACGGGCAGCGGTACGGGCCCGTGGCGGTCCTGGCCTTCGATCTGGATCAATTCAAGGCGATCAACGACCTGCATGGCCATCACATCGGCGACCGGGTACTGAAATCGTTCGCGGAAACCGCGCGCGCGGTTCTTGGGGCCGATGCGATTCTTGCCCGTATAGGCGGGGAAGAGTTCGCCGCGCTGTTGTCCGGCAAGGATGCTGTTGATGCCCGGGAGCTGGGCGAAGCCGTGGCAAAGCGCTTCGCCGATGCGGCGGTGGATAAAGTCGACAGCCACGGGATACCGGCAACGGTCAGCATCGGGCTGGCGTATTTCGAAAGCGGTATTCCCCCGCTGCCCGACGCGCTCGCGGCCGCGGACCGCGCCTTGTACCGCGCGAAGTCGCTGGGCGGAAATCGCCTGGAATTGGCGCGCGCCGCCGGCGCCGCGGCCGAGTGAATCGCCGTCGCCGGCATGCCGAACGCGAATGGGGCAGGGGCCGCGGGGGCCCTTACCTGGCCATCGGGTACGGGGTAAAGCTGCTGACGTTTTCGTTGACGTCGAGCTCGCGGCCGATATAGGGCACGGCCCGCTGCGGACAGTCCGGCCGTTCGCATACTTTGCAGCCCATGCCGATGGGCGTGGGCGCTTCGGCGTCGTGCAAGTCCAGGCCCTTGGCATACACCAGGCGGTGCGCGTGTTCGACATCGCAGCCCAGCGCAACGGAGAAAACCTTGCCCGGCTGGCCGAAGCCGCCCGCGTGGCGCGATACCGTGCGGGCCACCCACAGATAGACGCGGCCGTCGGGCATGCGGGCCAATTGGCGCACGATGCGCCCCGGCTGGGAAAAGGCCTCGTACACATTCCACAGGGGGCAGGTGCCACCCACGCGCGAGAAATGAAAATGCGTGGCCGACTGCCGCTTGGAGATATTGCCCGCGCGGTCGACCCGAATGAAAAAGAAGGGCACGCCGTGCGCTTCCGGCCGCTGCATGGTGCTCAAGCGGTGGCAAACCGTTTCGAAACTCACGCCAAAGCGCTGGCCCAGCAGGTCGATGTCGTAGCGCAGGGCTTCGGCCGATTCCAGGAAGCGGCCGTAGGGCAGGATCAGCGCGGCCGCGAAGTAGTTGGCCAGGCCCATGCGTACCAGCCGCCTTGCCGCGGCGCCCGAAAAGCGCGGTGCGTCAGCCATGCGGCGCAGCACCCCGTCCGTTTCCAGGAAGGCCAGCTGAGTAGCCATCTGGAAGGCCTGTTGGCCGGGCTCCAGATGGGCGGGAAGGAGCAGGCGCCGCTCTTGCGGATCGTAGGCCCGCTGCAGGCCCATCGCCAGCCGCGGCGTTTCGATGGAAACGCCGTGCCGCTCGCGCAGGCGCCGGGCCAGCCGCTCCGCCAGGCCTTGCGGCGTGCAGTCCGCCAGACCCCATGACTCGTGACACCGTTCGGCGCGCAGGTCCAGTTCGGCAAAATGGTTGTGATGCGTAAAG encodes:
- a CDS encoding cupin domain-containing protein, translating into MEETFEPLLSRRGILIERITSHGNVTPADRPYRQERDEWVTVVSGAARLLMEGQEHTLRPGDHLFIPAGVEHWVTYTSPTEATVWLAVHMPAG
- a CDS encoding short-chain fatty acyl-CoA regulator family protein; this translates as MRKIFMGVRLRRLREERKLTQAALAGLLRVSPSYLSQMEKNQRPLTMPVLLRLQEVFGVGADAFSEDRERRMVAALREVAAGLPATHGDGPNDARISLAEIREVAASMPAVGRALIQLHRRHREAVDRLEAIAEMVGPDEGSPDIDRPVMPPPPYEEVRDFFFTHHNHFAELDLRAERCHESWGLADCTPQGLAERLARRLRERHGVSIETPRLAMGLQRAYDPQERRLLLPAHLEPGQQAFQMATQLAFLETDGVLRRMADAPRFSGAAARRLVRMGLANYFAAALILPYGRFLESAEALRYDIDLLGQRFGVSFETVCHRLSTMQRPEAHGVPFFFIRVDRAGNISKRQSATHFHFSRVGGTCPLWNVYEAFSQPGRIVRQLARMPDGRVYLWVARTVSRHAGGFGQPGKVFSVALGCDVEHAHRLVYAKGLDLHDAEAPTPIGMGCKVCERPDCPQRAVPYIGRELDVNENVSSFTPYPMAR
- a CDS encoding DUF899 domain-containing protein, which produces MTASTGNATQAKQSFMRTPPVVSPRDWEAARQRLLVNEKAHTRARDALAAERRRMPWMAVDTAYTFLGPAGKLSLLDLFDGRRQLIVYRAFFEPGVYGWPEHACRGCSMVADQVAHVAHLNARDTTLVFLSRAPQPDIARLKQSMGWHMPWFTITDSFDADFGVHEWHGTNVFYRDGDRVYRTYFLNNRGDEQMGGTWNYLDITPLGRQETWEDSPEGYPQTPTYKWWNWHDSYVADAAPDRKWVEISDAGEAAFRKESAAKSGKPDAAPPAACVHCRDD
- a CDS encoding GGDEF domain-containing protein; protein product: MHFDLLTLYFLAIGTLFASAGMTFWEHRSNPRRGATLRILAAGYATLGIGCASVFFRGALPAPAGFAISNLVILSGYLLILGGVGSLSGRRYRGASAVLLMAAALMWAVGGARWQDVVWNYLSAAPIAIASGLTAWEMMRCQAMAALPSRYVVVALAGLHALVYAVRVVLLPALVAAYGAATQSIASQITMLEGVLYSVVLPMALLKLIRDETHGQLLRESQTDYLTRLGNRRWFFEEGARIMGDGQRYGPVAVLAFDLDQFKAINDLHGHHIGDRVLKSFAETARAVLGADAILARIGGEEFAALLSGKDAVDARELGEAVAKRFADAAVDKVDSHGIPATVSIGLAYFESGIPPLPDALAAADRALYRAKSLGGNRLELARAAGAAAE